In one window of Malassezia japonica chromosome 9, complete sequence DNA:
- the PRP40 gene encoding U1 snRNP protein (EggNog:ENOG503NU8D; BUSCO:EOG09261K9J; COG:A), with the protein MEGSRATTQWVEYKTPQGRPYWYHTGEKKSVWFKPDELKSARERAMDQTPWREYKSGDRSYYVNKDTKQSTWTIPLDLKVLLDTIPDEPSALVPLKAPASPHAAPSNSPGSPAVVSNAATPYVSTPNTGSASPMAVGVRATPRPMASGGFLPVFSNASEAELAFMKMLRDKGVDETWTWEQAIREIVTEPMYKAFKTLAERKAVFTKYVDRLRQMRAEERTEKEASIRPAMVKTLAQNGGLKPYASFATFKKKLSAYSFWEDLEGDEELAMHLYESIRKDARDRHDAAEQSARERSHASLAAFLKTIDMEATTRWRDAHRTIVESNEYKEDKQLQAMSTQEMLSVFQEHMKEIEAQAQSVLDEEKRKRARAGRLARDGFRELLQEQIAQGAMTARSTWAAFVPKIRDDARLQALLPIPGSTPQQLFYDALDELERGFAKHMKSVQEHLQRHPITIDEAHWPAFLAALHADDAPPAIQSLPEHEVRELFDELLYQSQRDARDARRRTERRLRHHVDDLRYAMKKVVPPLDIDASYEVVRPRLETLPEWQELQRVDASGDAARGAWDKFARREHEKRHDTRVRTDYRDLDDTSEERKRKDAPSALEPPPDAPQDPRAVRRRMRYDPDP; encoded by the coding sequence ATGGAAGGCAgccgggcgacgacgcaATGGGTCGAGTACAAGACGCCACAAGGGCGGCCGTACTGGTACCATACTGGGGAGAAGAAGAGTGTGTGGTTTAAGCCGGACGAGCTCAAgtccgcgcgcgagcgtgcgatGGACCAGACGCCGTGGCGCGAGTACAAGTCGGGCGACCGCAGCTACTACGTGAACAAAGACACGAAGCAGTCGACGTGGACCATTCCGCTCGACCTCAAGGTGCTGCTTGATACCATCCCCGACGAGCCTTCGGCACTGGTGCCTCTCAAGGCGCCCGCGAgcccgcacgcagcgccgagcaaCTCGCCCGGGAGCCCGGCGGTGGTGAGCAatgccgcgacgccgtacGTGAGCACGCCGAACACGGGCAGTGCGTCGCCGATGGCCGTCGGTgtgcgtgcgacgccgcgcccgatGGCATCCGGCGGCTTTTTGCCCGTCTTTTCCAACGCAAGCGAGGCGGAGCTGGCGTTTATGAagatgctgcgcgacaaggGCGTCGACGAGACGTGGACGTGGGAGCAGGCGATTCGCGAAATCGTCACCGAGCCCATGTACAAAGCGTTCAAGacgctggccgagcgcaaggccgtCTTTACCAAGTacgtcgaccgcctgcgccagaTGCGCGCCGAAGAGCGCACGGAAAAAGAAGCGTCGATCCGGCCTGCGATGGtcaagacgctcgcgcaaAACGGCGGCCTGAAGCCGTACGCGTCGTTCGCGACGTTCAAGAAAAAGCTCTCGGCCTACTCCTTCTGGGAGGAcctcgagggcgacgaggagctcgcgatGCACCTCTATGAATCCATCCGCAAAGACGCGCGTGACAGGCACGATGCTGCCGAgcagagcgcgcgcgagcgcagccaTGCATCGCTTGCAGCGTTCCTCAAGACCATCGATATGgaggcgacgacgcgctggcgcgacgcgcaccgcacgATCGTCGAGTCGAACGAGTACAAAGAGGACAAGCAGCTGCAGGCCATGTCCACGCAAGAGATGCTCTCCGTCTTTCAAGAGCACATGAAAgagatcgaggcgcaggcgcagtcggtcctcgacgaagaaaagcgcaagcgcgcccgtgccggccgcctcgcccgcgacggtttccgcgagctgctccaggagcagatcgcccaaggcgccatgaccgcacgcagcacctGGGCGGCATTCGTGCCCAAGAtccgcgacgatgcgcggctGCAGGCGCTTCTTCCCATCCCCGGCTccacgccgcagcagctctTTTatgacgcgctcgacgagctcgagcgtggcTTTGCTAAGCACATGAAGAGCGTCCAGGAGCATCTGCAGCGCCATCCGATCAccatcgacgaggcgcactggcccgcgttcctcgcggcgctgcacgcggacgacgcgccgccggccatCCAGTCGCTCCCCGagcacgaggtgcgcgagctctttgacgagctgctctACCAGTcccagcgcgacgcccgcgacgcgcggcggcgcaccgagcgccgtcTGCGCCACCACGTGGACGATCTGCGCTACGCTATGAAAAAGGTCGTGCCCCCCCTCGACATTGACGCGAGCTATGAGGTGGTccggccgcgcctcgagacgTTGCCCGAGTggcaggagctgcagcgcgtcgacgcgagcggcgacgcggcgcggggcgcaTGGGACAAgtttgcgcgccgcgagcacgAGAAGCGCCACGACACCCGCGTCAGGACCGACTACCGCGACCTGGACGATACcagcgaggagcgcaagcgcaaagACGCCCCGTCCGCCCTCGAGCCCCCccccgatgcgccgcaggacccccgcgcggtgcggcggcgcatgcgctaCGACCCCGATCCATAG
- a CDS encoding uncharacterized protein (EggNog:ENOG503PKHI; COG:S), which translates to MFSAPQQAQAGSPWAQKSSAAPFGTPGSMNFGNTSFGAAPATPAHGQQGFLNAGPSGTPNPLGLTPQSAQGKTQQNAPWGQQTNAFGTPQHQAHAQPHHAGFSPAPNTQQPMGGAQQPLMQPGQAPVDYLPGYLSKMRSSTQPSASASRPIESTSSPPARDADTSLSLTKEAQGGTRTLPSASPVNRFSSSFFNAPLGGDDSRIGQTPPPAGSGVREGSIFGYGGLRGTRKQEEADRSISLRAPTSPPQPQPTASFFGTDYGASAMDDDDAPPQDALSDMAQAPAFAASLAASAAPAAPRAEKETAEVPLAQRVVLVYGFPGYLYTRIVEQFAAIGGLHHAEEVPLDHGKTALETTDGKPPPPGATPAVARLTYNAPYQALLAVRRGGELFANTCIVGVRWEDDALHQLSLVKGLDAPLLPSTERAAPAPATPAPARVGARGGTEAKNTPLFGRPISVVDTPVSALARKDAAPQGMSPLRAVVHAGESLWHTGVTGSSQTHAQPGAPPPAPGLFGRLADGLFGW; encoded by the coding sequence ATGTTttcggcgccgcagcaggcACAGGCGGGCTCGCCGTGGGCCCAGAAGAGCAGTGCAGCTCcgttcggcacgccggGATCGATGAACTTTGGCAATACGTCTtttggcgcggcgcccgcgacgccggcgcacggccagcaGGGATTTCTGAATGCTGGCCCTAGCGGCACGCCCAACCCCCTCGGCCTTACGCCCCAGAGCGCGCAAGGAAAGACGCAGCAGAACGCCCCGTGGGGACAGCAGACGAATGCGTTTggcacgccgcagcaccaggcgcatgcgcagccGCACCACGCCGGATTCTCGCCGGCACCGAATACACAGCAGCCGATGGGCGGCGCCCAGCAGCCGCTGATGCAGCCGGGAcaggcgccggtcgacTACCTGCCTGGATACCTGAGCAAGATGCGCAGTAGTACccagccgagcgcctcggcaagccGCCCGATCGagtcgacgtcgtcgccccctgcgcgcgacgcagacACCTCTCTCTCGCTCACGAAAGAGGCACAGGgcggcacacgcacgctgccgagcgcctcgcctgTAAACCGCTTCAGCTCCTCCTTCTTcaacgcgccgctcggtgGCGACGATTCGCGCATCGGGCAGACGCCGCCCCCGGCCgggagcggcgtgcgcgaagGCAGCATCTTTGGCTACGGCGGCCTGCGGGGTACGCGGAAGCAGGAAGAGGCGGACCGCTCGAtctcgctgcgtgcgccgacgtcgccgccgcagccccAGCCGACGGCCTCCTTCTTTGGCACGGACTACGGCGCAAGTGCgatggacgacgacgatgcgccgccacAGGACGCACTGAGCGAcatggcgcaggcgcctgcATTCGCCGCATCGCTCGCGGCatccgcggcgccggccgcgccgcgcgccgagaaAGAGACGGCCGAGGTTCcgctcgcccagcgcgtcgtgctcgtctATGGCTTCCCGGGCTACTTGTATacgcgcatcgtcgagcagTTTGCCGCGATCGGCGGCCTGCACCATGCGGAAGAGGTCCCGCTGGACCACGGCaagacggcgctcgagacgaccgacggcaagccgccgccgccgggcgcgacgccagCCGTGGCGCGCCTGACGTACAATGCGCCGtaccaggcgctgctcgccgtgcgccgcggcggtgaGCTTTTTGCGAATACGTgcatcgtcggcgtgcgctgggaggacgacgcgctgcaccagctGAGTCTCGTCAagggcctcgacgcgccgctcctgccgagcacggagcgcgctgcgcctgcgccggcgaccCCCGCGCCGGCCCGCGTCGGGGCCAGGGGCGGCACAGAGGCCAAGAACACGCCGCTCTTTGGCCGCCCGATCAGTGTGGTAGACACGCCGGtgtcggcgctcgcgcgcaaggacgcggcgccgcagggcatgtcgccgctgcgtgcggtcgTGCACGCGGGTGAGTCGCTCTGGCACACTGGTGTCACCGGCTCCTCGCagacgcacgcgcagcccggtgcgccgccgcctgcccCCGGCCTGTTCGGGCGGCTGGCCGACGGTCTCTTTGGTTGGTAG
- the HHF1_2 gene encoding Histone H4 (EggNog:ENOG503P3ZX; COG:B) — MSGRGKGGKGLGKGGAKRHRKILRDNIQGITKPAIRRLARRGGVKRISGLIYDETRGVLKLFLESVIRDSVTYTEHAKRKTVTSLDVIYALKRQGRTLYGFGA; from the exons ATGTCGGGACGTGGCAAGGGCGGCAagggcctcggcaaggGCGGCGCGAAGCGCCACCGCAAGATTCTGCGCGACAACATCCAGGGTATCACCAAGCCCGCGAtccgccgcctcgctcgccgtGGCGGTGTGAAGCGTATCTCGGGCCTGATCTACGACGAGACGCGTGGCGTGCTCAAGCTCTTCCTCGAGAGCGTCATCCGCGACTCGGTGACCTACACCGAGCACGCGAAGCGCAAGACGGTCACTTCGCTCGACGTGATCTACGCGCTGAAGCGCCAGGGACGCACGCTGTACGGT TTCGGCGCCTAG
- the GUK1 gene encoding guanylate kinase (COG:F; EggNog:ENOG503P1VP), protein MASMSNRPIVLCGPSGVGKSTLIKRLFNEFPTSFGFSVSHTTRKMRPGEVDGTSYHFVTRDAFTKLVSEGAFLEHAEFGGNLYGTTAKAVQDVSEGAHRRAILDIDAQGVKLIKANHAYLNPVYIFLSPPAYNVLRERLEGRATDTQDAIGQRLKMALQELQFAREPNAFDYVVVNDDLDRAYKQLRAIILGETEGLALDSVPPADDAEKEANAA, encoded by the exons ATGGCGTCGATGAGCAACCGTCCGATTGTGTTGTGTGGCCCTTCGGGCGTGGGCAAGAGCACGCTGATCAAGCGTCTCTTTAACGAGTTTCCTACGTCGTTTGGCTTTAGCGTGAGCC ACACCACGCGCAAGATGCGCCCGGGCGAAGTCGACGGCACGTCCTACCACTTTGTCACGCGAGACGCCTTTACGAAGCTCGTGTCTGAAGGCGCGTTCCTGGAGCACGCCGAGTTTGGCGGCAACCTCTACGGCACCACCGCCAAGGCCGTGCAGGACGTCAGCGaaggcgcgcaccgccgtgCGATTCTCGACATTGACGCGCAAGGCGTGAAGCTCATCAAGGCGAACCACGCGTATTTGAACCCCGTGTACATTTTCCTCTCGCCGCCCGCGTACAatgtgctgcgcgagcgcctcgagggcCGCGCGACCGACACGCAGGACGCGATCGGCCAGCGTCTCAAGATggcgctccaggagctgcagtttgcgcgcgagccgaaCGCGTTTGACTATGTCGTGGTGAACGATGATCTGGACCGCGCGTAcaagcagctgcgcgccaTCATCCTCGGCGAGACCGAgggcctggcgctcgacagcgtgccgcccgccgacgacgcagAGAAGGAGGCGAACGCTGCCTAA
- a CDS encoding uncharacterized protein (COG:G; EggNog:ENOG503NUXP) produces the protein MSAYGQQPRERSAPLAPILYTLAEPAEKDGKTYTHMICVHVPDGKVPPALEEALRANFNETIEQGDTYPFERTMDRDAFEGYFFAYDVVVGILVEPKVACEDGSEVALADVLDASRSASLYDLLSTIAWPAQLGGYYYVKPNYPGRSSHICNAGFVVPTASRGLRLGSVLGRSYLRVAPALGYLASVFNLVYETNRASAKIWERLGFEVVGRVPKAGLLRLPNVDGSGFHDAYVDALIIYKAFAAHAEPKE, from the coding sequence ATGTCCGCCTACGGCCAGCAGCCGCGGGAGCGCAGTGCGCCCCTCGCGCCGATCCTCTACACGTTGGCGGAGCCCGCGGAGAAGGATGGCAAGACGTACACACACATGATCTGTGTGCATGTGCCCGACGGCAAGGTCCCTCCCGCGCtggaagaggcgctgcgcgccaacTTTAACGAGACGATCGAGCAGGGCGATACCTACCCGTTTGAGCGCACGAtggaccgcgacgcgtttGAGGGCTACTTTTTCGCGTACGACGTCGTAGTCGGCATCCTGGTAGAGCCCAAGGTCGCGTGCGAGGACGGTTCCGAGgtcgcgctggccgacgtgctggacgcgtcgcgctccgcctcgctgTACGACCTCTTGAGCACGATCGCATGgcccgcgcagctcggtggCTACTACTATGTGAAGCCAAACTATCccgggcgctcgtcgcacaTCTGCAACGCGGGTTTCGTGGTGCCgactgcgtcgcgcggcctgcgcctcggctcGGTGCTGGGCCGGAGCTATCTGCGCGTGGCGCCCGCGCTGGGCTACCTCGCGAGCGTCTTTAACCTCGTGTACGAGACGAACCGGGCGAGTGCCAAGATCTgggagcgcctcggcttcGAGGTCGTGGGCCGTGTCCCCAAGGcgggcctgctgcgcctgccgaaTGTTGACGGGAGCGGCTTCCACGACGCGTatgtcgacgcgctgatCATCTACAAAGCCTTTGCGGCACACGCGGAGCCCAAGGAGTAA
- the SSZ1 gene encoding Hsp70 protein that interacts with Zuo1p (COG:O; EggNog:ENOG503NWWV): MSQEEGAVIGINLGNTYGSIACINQHGRADVIANENGERQIATRIAFNGDQVYTGNEATPQLVRNAPNVIDGFVNLVGRKYSELGEDDLKRKSSTVLDINDTPSFKVEIDGKETTLSAHDVLVRFIGVLYDAAKDFMSGVPIVGAVLSVPIWFNDAQIKALETAAADAGLKVLQVIPAAAAALVAYGLTSPSDAGDLPAHPDGEQGEPYAPEKTLDRNVVVVDFGGSSLDVTVVAARAGLYSVLAYEHDKSLGGRALDDLLVQYFAKEFTKKTKITIGEQDARAWAKLRNEAEVSKRSLSASNSAQCSVESLAEGVDFSGSVNRMRFNMLAGDIYQRAQSIVTKALDAAKLDASQVDEVVLAGGAARLTGLAEQLSLLFAEDSATHITQSIDSDQVIARGNAIYAQAIVHVPKDAEERKFVESLANTRLENTDALSAPATTRPIGVVLDAPTGADAERVEKHIVDNQLFVTVIPASTPVPARRAFRFPVAAGATSSLVRIAQGTPSVRVDTIQPEPLDEEDEEDEPLEPEEVKSAYVKPDAQRIVELVVPHANSAKTVTVELIVLSGGQVTVEAKVDDAADVAASAKISA; the protein is encoded by the coding sequence ATGAGCCAAGAAGAAGGTGCCGTGATCGGCATCAACCTCGGCAACACATACGGTAGCATTGCCTGCATCAACCAGCATGGCCGCGCTGATGTAATTGCGAACGAGAACGGTGAGCGTCAGATTGCGACGCGCATTGCGTTCAACGGCGACCAGGTGTACACCGGCAacgaggcgacgccgcagcTGGTGCGCAACGCGCCCAACGTCATCGACGGTTTCGTGAacctcgtcggccgcaaGTACTCGGAGCTTGGCGAGGACGACCTGAAGCGCAAGTCGTCGACCGTGCTCGACATCAACGACACTCCCTCTTTCAAGGTCGAGATCGACGGCAAGGAAACTACTCTCTCTGCGCACGACGTCCTGGTGCGCTTCATTGGCGTGCTGTACGACGCCGCGAAGGACTTCATGTCGGGTGTCCCGATCGTCGGTGCGGTGCTTAGCGTGCCGATCTGGTTCAACGACGCCCAGatcaaggcgctcgagacggcggctgccgacgccggcctcAAGGTGCTCCAGGTGAtcccggcggcggcggcggcgcttgtcGCCTACGGCCTCACGTCGCccagcgacgcgggcgacCTCCCGGCACACCccgacggcgagcaggGCGAGCCGTACGCCCCGGAAAAGACGCTCGACCGCAACGTGGTCGTGGTCGACTTTGGTggctcgtcgctcgacgtgacggtcgtcgctgcgcgcgccggtctCTATTCGGTGCTTGCCTACGAGCACGAcaagtcgctcggcggccgcgcgctcgacgacctccTCGTGCAGTACTTTGCCAAGGAGTTCACCAAAAAGACCAAGATTACCATTGGCGAGCAGGATGCGCGTGCGTGGGccaagctgcgcaacgaggccgaggtctCGAAGCGCTCGCTCAGCGCGAGCAACTCGGCGCAGTGCTcggtcgagtcgctcgccgagggcgtCGACTTTAGCGGCAGCGTGAACCGCATGCGCTTCAACATGCTCGCGGGCGACATTTACCAGCGCGCGCAGAGCATCGTgaccaaggcgctcgacgctgcgaagctcgacgcgagccaggtcgacgaggtggtgCTCGCGggtggcgcggcgcgcctcaccggcctcgccgagcagctctcGCTGCTCTTTGCCGAGGACAGCGCCACGCACATCACCCAGTCCATCGACTCGGACCAGGTGATTGCGCGCGGCAACGCGATCTACGCGCAGGCGATTGTGCACGTCCCCAaggacgccgaggagcgcaagtttgtcgagtcgctcgccaACACCCGCCTGGAGAacaccgacgcgctgaGCGCCCCGGCGACCACGCGCCCGATTGgtgtcgtgctcgacgcgccgactggtgcggacgccgagcgcgtcgagaaGCACATCGTCGACAACCAGCTCTTTGTCACGGTGATTCCCGCGTCCACGCCGGtgcctgcgcgccgtgcgttCCGCTTCCCGGTGGCCgcgggcgcgacgtcgtcgctggtgcgcatcgcgcaaggcacgccgtcggtgcGTGTCGACACCATCcagcccgagccgctcgatgaggaggacgaggaggacgagccgCTGGAGCCCGAAGAGGTCAAGTCGGCCTACGTCAAgcccgacgcgcagcgGATAGTCGAGCTTGTCGTGCCCCACGCGAACTCGGCCAAGACCGTGACGGTGGAGCTGATCGTCCTGAGCGGCGGCCAGGTCACCGTCGAGGCcaaggtcgacgacgcTGCGGACGTCGCTGCGAGCGCCAAGATTAGTGCGTAA
- a CDS encoding uncharacterized protein (EggNog:ENOG503NUP9; COG:A), protein MSGFQDSDMYRSRKRYSHEGDFESEKRYRRDFDGPHDRDDRFRGRRDDPPRRRDEFRGGGGRRFGPRMSPPPPGTKRLTERVRARTLWDIIPKGFEETDPISAKATGFFGAPVNSSVAAITAEGLDETVPPSVLQSRMDPLLAAALYNAKKHQKLRRLDVSGITTDMSDATLRDFFNQTMTEKKIVASLGTEPCLRAEVYPERNYAMVEFRHPDDATNAMFLEGTEFQRSALHLERPDDYSGTDTSYATIRSLHTTVPDGPNKLYVGSIPTFLNADQVTELLKAFGELRHFDLLLDRAGNSRGIAFCEFFDETMTHIACEGLNGLLVGEQRLVVKRAMPEQDEEEDVQETSETPTKAMTMLNMVAPEELEDDQEYQDILEDVREECVKYGTITDVRIPRPYSTMQSEASRSWKERLDANPGAGAAKERRGVGRVYVQYATEAQCTAALQAIAGRQFGGRMVICAYIRDEAWPDEEDGANPNDQQLDK, encoded by the coding sequence ATGAGCGGCTTCCAGGATTCCGACATGTACCGCTCGCGTAAGCGGTACTCGCACGAGGGCGACTTTGAGAGCGAAAAACGGTACCGCCGCGACTTTGATGGACCGCACGACCGTGACGACCGCttccgcggccgccgcgacgacccgccgcgccgccgcgacgagttCCGCGGCGGAGGCGGGCGGCGCTTTGGGCCGCGCATGTcgcccccgccgccggGAACGAAGCGCCTGAcggagcgcgtgcgtgcgcgtaCGCTGTGGGACATTATCCCCAAGGGCTTTGAAGAGACGGATCCCATCTCGGCCAAGGCGACCGGCTTCTTTGGCGCGCCTGTCAACTCGAGTGTCGCCGCGATCACCGCTGAAGGGCTCGACGAGAcggtgccgccgagcgtgctgcAGTCGCGCATGGACCCGCTCCTTGCCGCAGCGCTGTACAATGCCAAAAAGCACCAaaagctgcgccgcctcgacgtgTCGGGCATCACCACCGACATGTccgacgcgacgctgcgcgactttTTCAACCAGACCATGACGGAAAAGAAGATTGTCGCGAGTCTCGGCACGGAGCCGTGCCTGCGGGCAGAGGTGTACCCCGAGCGCAACTATGCGATGGTCGAGTTCCGGCACCCGGACGACGCGACAAACGCCATGTTCCTCGAAGGCACCGAGTtccagcgcagcgcgctgcacctcgagcgtccGGACGACTACAGCGGCACGGACACGTCCTATGCGACGATCCGTTCGCTGCACACGACCGTGCCCGACGGCCCCAACAAGCTGTACGTCGGCAGCATTCCCACGTTCCTCAATGCCGACCAGGTCAcggagctgctcaaggcctttggcgagctgcgccactTTGatctgctgctcgaccgtgCGGGCAACTCGCGCGGAATCGCCTTTTGCGAGTTCTTTGACGAGACGATGACGCACATTGCCTGCGAGGGTCTCAATGGCCtgctggtcggcgagcaACGCCTGGTCGTGAAGCGCGCCATGCccgagcaggacgaggaggaggacgtgcAAGAGACGTCCGAGACGCCGACCAAGGCCATGACGATGCTCAACATGGTCGCGCCCGAAGAGCTCGAAGACGACCAAGAGTACCAAGACATTCTGGAGGACGTACGCGAGGAGTGCGTCAAGTACGGCACGATTACCGACGTCCGCATTCCCCGGCCGTACTCGACGATGCAGAGcgaggcgtcgcgctcgtggaaggagcgcctcgacgccaaccccggcgcgggcgccgccaaggagcgccgGGGCGTCGGCCGTGTCTATGTGCAGTacgcgaccgaggcgcagtgcaccgcggcgctgcaggccaTTGCAGGCCGCCAGTTTGGCGGGCGCATGGTCATTTGTGCCTACATTCGGGACGAGGCGTGGCCGGACGAAGAGGACGGCGCGAACCCCAACGACCAGCAGCTGGATAAGTAG